The proteins below come from a single Bactrocera dorsalis isolate Fly_Bdor chromosome 5, ASM2337382v1, whole genome shotgun sequence genomic window:
- the LOC105224295 gene encoding uncharacterized protein LOC105224295 isoform X1, which yields MQSLDSSCQEADFIINDTLKKLKGSNTTINSNSNSTTSALTSLNSSGSGSSSSSILRHPHQQLIYQQHSSLSQQTKQPQYSHYQHLQTALQCPAPSPQPQQLTTPPPPPAPLSSVTFPTKSSLLDSSLLHCNITQIPSQPPYCIFDDGTESPSEVPPAEILATSSSSSVGGGSGNIGSLDGIVLLAEPSATTSTHANTSSAVPSPSSCSSSTNLSNFNSITSPSPVVPDLLLSTPPGVNSSSSLGDSTANTNYGGIGTNAFLTSLAQASQFSTTAATHQSNNNNITITSNNNNKKADKRPSASLSTQQQQQQHSNHSHHHQHHYQQSSTHHHPPQHLLNTSSPLAGAVASSSPTSSPSKRQKISKDATSRSSPSTSTTRASTNKRDGNNTVPINSTTTTTCGASGTTSATGSSKFFNIHDKIRENYLQLLANDLNAFTETGLKQRSRAFVLERLVESEKLNTIVVNLYPGNKGYSLALHYDERQLLTANGEIVHGGEAPGNVPSVSGTESGLAGMGISSSANIYRGASSRNTCSSNSSSKMSLASIPPDLKCGTDFDNTAELKLKAAGRADDNSQQHEYALIEVLRWPYENDQLLQCIDREVIPDFLVDMLNAPSLTLNASQDDSEPRTYAKPNVFYAGCVIAQIRDFRQTFAISTNICDTKHVLLRPTNATIFSDIQHLASTTNMSINPTIPSMVGAAICGAEDKLQLESQLVLATAEPLCLDPDPNIGRFAINAQNARQLFNTHELRRQMKKYTQISINRKRKLDQFTHHYGLELCDYLTRLRAKPRTNSSANGNTTAATAPSNNPLVSAMLTSFSSKVPRRPRDVIRPIRPPRLEYPANLKVPEQLISVEKYAKTYERPRETTDCQPQLIEEYVLETEREENAGRRVIYHIKLSIFQRPSNSEYLGELYVDRDYREGERNGESCRFSLGTRIHANRYIQQFTEIFTEEGRKAVKITHLMPGHLPKVTHTGITPEQRQALLLQQRQAALLAAQQQQQQQQHVQHTSTANVNAQHVTVASATAGGNQQTQQQQQHVVLVGPNGQQQHILPATVQHINTVGLQQVSQSVCGVGGSVQQQQQQQHIAITPTGSNLSKNINIVGLTASNAAAVQQVLRQQQMQQQQQQQQQQQITTQFIDANGSTMHVQTSGVHAQQQQQQQQQTQHIQLHSVGGSNAHTTTQLSLSNGSLVLVQQHPITQNQQQQQTQTIQHAGITIQPANVQQQQQQQQQQQKTQVITAAQLNAVAGANSALRTQLSSSVPILQAQLKAAPLLTTQQQQQLLHKSAQQQQQQSTASSNNSSNSTTLHTNPEINAIFTNIMNSANQFQQQKQQQQQQQQQQQQQLQQSSNNTVSSTSNVKNSSNASIRSLLNSAPAAMTSTPVASGTFTTSTGQHQTVTLVQHTTSTPQQQQQQQQHQTIVSGDSFVQVTTQPTTVSAATTTVQQRKPTNNEVLQNLLHTNRKFNIVTSGGNIVTASTGGTTFRTAAGNLVAVNLNQATQHQNQTDGQQSQQQTTGTQAQQTHQTVRVSMSALASQLASPPAIMTNPNSANFGYTVNTLGGSAGTVNAVNAVSSATGNSIKILNSGVQQQRVALANALRRDSSNTGAPPNAIVVGVAAPSPGSDSNASNASGFAVPQPTSATNSVGTATSLTLLGAATPSPSGSDHSQSSQTQNQVLLERLHNNSATTATAIPNMSPQQQQQQQSHAHTQYLTKTLVQSPAAAPSIHSPMSSPHPQPSPSPQHHHHQQQQQQQQSTASNTTTTLNLQGINLLQGAIANFPGLQNVQLQIPGLAQPLSLQLQSAVQQQPQHTSQTNAATVSCVVSGGGGNGGGGGVAATSNNNVAGGAGSSSMSQQTHIQQRSLLVSVPVSTHSQHQQQQSTQQQHTITLQAASGAQQTQNHVQHVVPPTGTIVNLPTGGTATTAGTQTVVLTNTATGGAGAGNNVGNAVGSGGTTTTMLTLPIAQFVGPGVQKLNPQTIRTSSGGGGVAGGSIVLQQQQQQQVTQQQQQQGHQSQQQQTTTINVSGVAAGSSAAGGSSIVSSGQQTAIQLVGTIQQRPRNIVVGTKQLSGAQRQLIATQRNIGGSTLKIATTPINASNANTITTTTNLTATPIVMSTQKLQLKTIKTPQQQQQQQQQHARILNQVTATAASQTQTTHQNQQPQQQQTIIIGQHLAAAPTTQQSQQQHIQVAGRTVTTTGNASLNQQLISALAKAAKQQHQHQQQAANRRRSATDVNK from the exons ATGCAAAGCTTGGATTCATCATGTCAAGAAGCTGAT TTTATAATAAATGACACGCTTAAAAAGCTTAAAGGCTCCAATACTACCATAAATAGTAACAGTAATTCGACAACTTCAGCTTTAACATCTTTGAATTCAAGCGGAAGcggaagcagcagcagcagcatacTAAGGCATCCTCACCAGCAACTAATCTATCAACAACATTCTTCTCTTTCTCAACAAACCAAGCAGCCACAGTACTCCCATTATCAGCACTTACAGACCGCACTGCAGTGTCCTGCACCGTCACCGCAACCACAACAGCTTACaacaccaccgccaccaccagcaCCATTGAGCAGCGTTACATTTCCCACGAAAAGTTCGTTGCTTGACTCCAGTCTGCTACATTGTAACATCACACAAATTCCTAGCCAACCCCCGTATTGTATTTTCGACGATGGAACTGAATCGCCCAGTGAAGTTCCGCCTGCTGAAATACTCGCAACTAGTAGTAGCAGTAGTGTTGGTGGTGGCAGCGGTAATATCGGTAGCTTGGACGGAATTGTTCTACTCGCAGAACCATCGGCGACAACATCAACGCATGCAAATACTTCGTCTGCGGTGCCATCTCCATCATCATGCTCATCATCTACAAATCTTTCCAACTTTAATTCGATCACCTCACCATCGCCGGTAGTGCCCGATTTATTGTTATCAACCCCGCCGGGCGTAAATTCCTCATCATCACTTGGCGATTCAACTGCTAATACCAATTATGGTGGCATCGGAACAAATGCATTTCTAACATCTTTAGCGCAGGCATCACAATTTTCTACAACAGCAGCAACGCAtcaaagcaacaataataatattacaataaccagtaataacaataacaaaaaggcTGATAAACGTCCTTCCGCGTCTTTAAGTactcaacagcaacaacaacagcacagcaATCATTCACACCATCACCAACACCATTACCAGCAATCATCGACGCATCATCATCCACCGCAGCATTTGTTAAATACATCGTCGCCATTGGCAGGTGCGGTCGCATCTTCATCGCCCACCTCTTCGCCTAGTAAGCGGCAGAAAATTTCTAAAGATGCAACAAGCCGATCATCACCATCAACATCAACGACGCGTGCGTCAACTAACAAACGCGATGGCAACAACACTGTGCCAATtaatagcacaacaacaacaacatgtggtGCTAGTGGAACAACATCGGCGACAGGGTCATCTAAGTTTTTCAACATACATGATAAGATTcgagaaaattatttgcaattgttgGCTAACGATTTAAATGCGTTTACGGAAACTGGG CTCAAGCAGCGTTCACGTGCTTTTGTTTTGGAACGTTTAGTAGAGAGCGAAAAATTAAACACTATCGTTGTAAACCTATACCCTGGTAATAAAGGATACTCATTAGCATTACATTACGATGAGCGGCAGTTGTTGACAGCTAACGGTGAAATAGTGCATGGTGGCGAGGCGCCCGGCAATGTACCGAGCGTTAGCGGTACTGAAAGTGGGCTAGCTGGCATGGGTATCAGCTCCTCTGCCAACATATATAGAGGTGCTTCTAGTCGAAATACATGTAGCAGTAACAGTAGTAGTAAAATGAGTTTGGCCTCCATACCGCCAGATTTAAAATGCGGCACCGACTTCGATAATACAGCTGAATTAAAGCTGAAAGCAGCCGGTAGGGCGGATGATAATAGCCAACAACATGAGTACGCTTTAATCGAAGTATTGCGTTGGCCCTACGAGAACGATCAGTTGCTGCAGTGCATCGATCGTGAGGTAATACCGGACTTTCTAGTTGACATGTTGAATGCACCTAGCCTCACACTGAACGCTTCTCAAGATGATAGCGAACCCCGTACCTACGCAAAGCCGAATGTATTTTACGCTGGCTGCGTGATTGCGCAAATACGTGATTTTCGACAAACCTTCGCTATTTCGACGAATATCTGTGATACGAAACACGTCCTCCTGCGGCCCACAAATGCTACCATTTTTTCTGATATCCAACACTTGGCAAGCACAACGAATATGAGCATAAATCCAACAATACCCTCAATGGTTGGTGCAGCAATTTGTGGTGCAGAGGACAAATTACAACTAGAAAGTCAGTTGGTGTTGGCCACTGCGGAACCGTTGTGTCTAGATCCCGATCCTAATATTGGGCGTTTCGCCATCAATGCACAGAACGCACGTCAACTATTTAACACACACGAGTTGCGGCGACAAATGAAGAAGTATACCCAGATATCGATAAATCGAAAACGGAAATTGGATCAGTTCACACATCATTACGGATTGGAGTTGTGTGATTATTTGACGCGTTTACGCGCCAAACCACGTACCAATAGTAGTGCAAATGGCAATACTACAGCGGCAACAGCACCCAGCAATAATCCATTGGTGAGTGCCATGCTCACATCATTCTCGTCGAAAGTGCCACGTCGTCCGCGTGACGTCATACGACCTATTCGACCGCCACGTCTAGAGTATCCAGCGAATCTAAAGGTTCCCGAGCAGCTAATAAGTGTGGAAAAGTATGCCAAAACGTACGAACGGCCTCGCGAAACAACGGATTGCCAGCCGCAACTGATCGAGGAGTATGTGTTGGAAACGGAACGCGAAGAAAATGCTGGACGTCGTGTGATATATCACATAAAACTTTCGATTTTTCAACGACCCTCAAATTCTGAGTACCTGGGTGAGCTGTATGTTGATCGTGATTATCGTGAGGGGGAAAGAAATGGCGAGTCGTGTCGCTTTTCGTTAGGTACACGCATACATGCGAATCGCTACATACAGCAATTCACAGAGATTTTCACCGAGGAGGGGCGCAAAGCGGTTAAAATAACGCATTTGATGCCGGGCCACTTGCCTAAGGTAACGCATACGGGGATAACACCAGAACAACGACAAGCTCTGTTGCTGCAGCAACGGCAAGCTGCTCTATtagcagcacaacaacagcaacagcaacaacagcatgtGCAACATACTTCAACCGCAAATGTGAATGCTCAACACGTGACCGTTGCATCAGCAACAGCAGGTGGCAATCAACAGacccagcagcagcaacagcatgTTGTGTTGGTGGGACCGAATGGACAGCAGCAACACATATTGCCCGCTACTGTGCAGCATATAAACACTGTCGGTCTACAGCAAGTGTCACAAAGTGTTTGCGGAGTGGGCGGTAgtgtgcaacagcaacaacaacagcaacatattGCTATTACGCCAACTGGCAGCAATTTGTCGAAGAATATCAATATTGTTGGGTTAACTGCCAGCAATGCTGCCGCGGTGCAGCAAGTATTGCGCCAACAACaaatgcagcagcagcaacaacaacaacagcagcagcaaattaCAACCCAATTTATAGATGCGAACGGCTCAACGATGCATGTACAGACGAGCGGTGTGCAtgcgcagcaacagcagcaacaacaacagcaaacacaacaCATACAACTACATTCGGTGGGCGGTAGTAATGCGCACACTACAACACAACTCAGTCTTAGCAATGGTTCTCTAGTGCTAGTGCAACAACATCCCATAACGcaaaatcaacagcaacaacaaacacaaactaTACAACATGCCGGCATCACTATACAACCTGCCAacgtgcaacagcaacaacaacagcagcagcaacagcaaaagaCTCAGGTTATCACGGCGGCTCAATTGAATGCCGTTGCTGGTGCAAATTCAGCACTGCGCACACAACTCAGTTCCAGCGTGCCAATATTG CAAGCGCAGCTGAAGGCCGCGCCATTACTCACtacacagcagcaacagcagctttTGCATAAatctgcacaacaacaacagcaacagagtACTGCCAGTAGCAACAATAGTAGTAATTCCACTACATTACATACCAATCCTGAGATAAATGCTATCTTCACAAACATCATGAATAGCGCCAATCagttccaacaacaaaaacaacagcagcagcagcagcaacaacaacagcaacagcagttgCAGCAATCCT CAAACAACACTGTGAGCAGCACCAGCAATGTGAAGAATAGCAGCAACGCTTCTATACGCAGTCTGTTGAATAGCGCACCTGCTGCAATGACAAGTACGCCTGTGGCAAGCGGCACTTTCACTACTTCCACTGGCCAACATCAGACTGTCACATTGGTGCAACACACAACTTCGActccgcaacaacaacaacaacagcagcaacatcaaaCTATTGTTAGTGGTGATAGTTTTGTCCAGGTGACAACACAGCCAACCACTGTCTCAGCGGCAACTACAACCGTGCAACAACGTAAACCAACCAACAATGAAGTGTTGCAGAATCTCTTGCATACTAATCGCAAATTCAATATCGTCACCAGTGGTGGTAATATTGTAACTGCCAGTACTGGGGGTACTACCTTCCGCACTGCAGCCGGCAATTTGGTTGCTGTTAATCTGAATCAAGCAACGCAACACCAAAATCAAACAGATGGGCAGCAATCGCAACAACAAACGACCGGCACACAAGCTCAGCAAACACATCAAACGGTACGCGTTTCAATGTCGGCACTCGCCTCACAGTTAGCCTCCCCGCCAGCCATTATGACAAATCCAAATTCGGCAAACTTTGGCTACACTGTGAACACTTTGGGTGGTAGTGCTGGTACAGTAAATGCAGTTAACGCTGTGAGCAGTGCAACCGGCAATAGTATCAAAATACTGAATAGTGGCGTGCAACAACAGCGTGTGGCATTGGCGAATGCATTGCGACGCGACTCGAGCAATACGGGTGCACCGCCAAACGCTATAGTTGTTGGTGTGGCAGCACCTTCGCCGGGCAGTGATTCGAATGCATCGAATGCTAGTGGTTTTGCCGTGCCACAGCCAACTAGTGCCACCAACTCGGTGGGCACTGCAACCAGTTTGACACTGCTCGGTGCGGCCACACCATCCCCATCTGGTTCGGATCATTCACAGTCGTCGCAAACGCAAAATCAAGTATTGCTTGAGCGTTTGCACAACAATAGTGCCACTACAGCGACGGCGATACCGAATATGTcgccacagcagcagcaacaacagcaatcacacgcacacacccagTATCTAACAAAAACGCTGGTGCAATCGCCAGCTGCTGCCCCATCCATACACTCACCTATGTCTAGTCCACATCCACAGCCATCACCATCGCCacagcatcatcatcatcagcagcaacagcaacaacagcaatctaCTGCCTCCAATACTACCACCACATTGAACTTACAAGGTATTAATTTATTGCAAGGCGCTATAGCCAATTTCCCCGGCCTGCAGAACGTACAACTACAAATACCGGGTTTGGCGCAACCGCTCTCATTGCAATTGCAATCTGCTGTACAACAACAGCCACAACACACATCACAAACGAATGCTGCCACTGTGTCGTGTGTAGTTAGCGGCGGCGGTGGCAATGGTGGTGGAGGTGGTGTCGCTGCTACATCCAACAACAATGTTGCTGGTGGCGCCGGCAGCAGTAGTATGAGtcaacaaacacatatacagcAACGCAGCTTATTGGTATCAGTTCCTGTCTCAACACACagccaacaccaacaacaacagtcgACACAACAGCAGCATACGATAACTCTGCAAGCGGCATCGGGGGCGCAGCAAACACAAAATCACGTGCAACATGTTGTACCGCCAACGGGTACGATTGTGAATCTGCCAACTGGTGGCACTGCCACAACTGCTGGCACACAAACTGTAGTGCTAACGAATACTGCGACAGGTGGCGCAGGTGCTGGTAACAATGTGGGAAATGCAGTGGGTAGTGGcggcactacaacaacaatgctaacCTTGCCAATTG CTCAATTTGTTGGTCCCGGTGTACAAAAACTCAATCCTCAAACAATTCGTACCTcaagtggtggtggtggtgttgcaGGTGGCAGCATAGTTcttcagcagcaacaacaacaacaagtgacgcagcagcaacagcaacaagggCATCAatcgcaacaacagcaaacaacgaCAATAAATGTGAGTGGTGTTGCTGCGGGTAGTAGTGCGGCTGGTGGCAGCAGCATAGTCAGCAGTGGCCAGCAGACGGCAATTCAATTGGTCGGCACTATACAGCAACGGCCGCGCAACATAGTTGTGGGCACAAAGCAACTGAGCGGCGCACAAAGGCAATTGATTGCAACGCAAAGGAATATAGGCGGTTCCACGTTGAAAATCGCAACAACGCCAATAAATG CATCGAATGCGAACACCATTACAACAACCACAAATCTAACTGCCACTCCCATTGTGATGTCGACGCAAAAATTGCAGCTGAAAACTATTAAAacgccacagcaacaacaacagcagcaacagcaacatgcGCGCATATTAAATCAAGTGACTGCAACGGCTGCCTCTCAAACGCAAACCACGCACCAGAATCAACagccacagcagcagcaaacgATTATAATAGGTCAGCATTTAGCCGCGGCGCCAACAACACAGCAATCACAGCAACAACATATACAAGTTGCAGGACGCACCGTAACCACAACCGGCAATGCCAGTCTAAATCAACAACTAATTTCGGCATTAGCCAAGGCTgccaaacaacaacaccaacatcaGCAACAAGCAGCCAATCGGCGAAGATCGGCAActgatgtaaataaataa